The DNA sequence AAGCTAATTTCCCGTAGTTTGACTTCTACACCTGAGCGATTGATCGCTTCAATTTGAATGGCTATGTCCTGACCGGGAGCTACACTGGGGTCAACGGCAACGGCTTCCAGGAAAAGTCCCAGGGAACCTTCGATGAGGAGCCTCACTTCCGCAAGTTTGATATCGCGCCAGTGGCCGGCAGGTAGTGATTTGATGAGGTTACGGATTCGGAGTAAAGCTGGCAAGCTTTTTTCCGGTTGATCGAAATCAAAATTGGTGATGGCGGCGCTTACGGCTTCTCCAATGGGGGCACCACCTTCTACGCGCGTCCAGGTGGTATTGATACCGGCGAAGGGATCTGTTACATCCTCTGGCATATCTCCCTTTACAAGTTCGAGGTATTCGGTAAGGCTACCACGAGTGCCACTGGAGCCGAATCCCTGGCTTTTGTGCTGACTGCGGCTGATGGCGGCAATTTCCGGAACAGAAATTCCTCTTTTCGGCAAGTAGGTACCTACGTCCATTGAAACCAGGTTGGATTTGTCTGCTTTTTCGAAAGCTTCTTCACTACCATAAAACCACCAGGAGGTATTGAAAAAGATACGGCGAGGCTGCCATGGAGCAACGCTGGTAAGTTGTTCGGGGAATGCTTTGGTATCGTTGCTCAAGTCAAAAGATTCTACGGAAAGCATGGCCGAGGCTGTATGGTGGCCGTGGGTACTCCCTGGTGAGCGGTGATCAAAGCGATTGATAATGATATCAGGCTTGAAGTTGCGGATCACCCAGACAGCATCGGCCATCACTTGATCGCGGTTCCAGATATTGAAGGTCTCATCGGGGTGTTTAGAAAAGCCAAAATCATTGGCACGGGTGAAGAATTGTTGTCCTCCATCAGTACGACGAGCGGCCAGCAATTCCTGAGTACGGATAACTCCTAGCAATTCGCGGATTTCTGGTCCTACAAGGTTTTGTCCACCATCGCCACGCGTCAGTGAAAGGTAGGCGGTATTGGCGTGGCGGACATTGCTCAGGTAAGCAATCATGCGGGTGTTTTCATCATCCGGATGGGCTGCGAAGTACAGTGCAGAGCCCAGGAAGTTGAGCTTTTGCAGCCCATCATGAATTTCGGTAGAGGACAGGCGCTTAGGCGCTTGCGCATGGAGGATTGTAAAGCCTCCGAGGAAAGCGAGGAGGAAAACAAGGATGGATGTGCGCTTCATAGCAGGCGTAGTATATTTTATCTAGGAAGTAGACAAAGGTAGGGCGTTTTTGGTTGAAAGAAGGGGTTAAATAAAGCAAGAAAGCCGCCTCTCACATCAAGTGTAAAAGCCGGCTTTCTCAAAACTGAGTTCAATTCCTAAAAATCAAACTTGATTCCTTGTGCCAATGGCAGCTTGGTGCTGTAGTTGATCGTATTGGTCTGGCGACGCATATAAACCTTCCAGGCATCAGAGCCAGATTCACGGCCACCACCAGTTTCTTTCTCTCCACCAAAGGCACCGCCGATTTCCGCACCACTGGTGCCGATATTGACGTTGGCAATGCCACAATCAGAACCTTCAGGAGACAGGAAGCGCTCCGCTTCACGCATGTTGTTGGTCATGATGGCACTACTAAGGCCTTGTGGAACAGCGTTTTGAATTTCGATAGCTTCTTCGATGGTCTTGTACTTCATCAGGTACAGGATAGGGGCGAAGGTTTCGTGCTGTACAATCTCGTAGTGGTTTTCTGCTTCCGCAATGCAAGGTTTCACGTAGCAGCCGCTTTCGTAACCTGCTCCTTCCAACACACCGCCTTCTACGATGAATTTGGCGCCTTCCGCTTTAGCTTTCGCAATGGAGTCGAGGTACATGGCTACAGCATCTTTGTCGATGAGGGGCCCTACGTGGTTGTTTTCATCCAGTGGGTCACCGATACGGAGCTGACCGTAGGCCTTTACCAGATTTTTCTTAATGACATCGTACATGTCTTCGTGCACGATCAGGCGACGGGTAGAGGTACAACGCTGTCCACAAGTACCTACTGCACCGAATACCGCACCGGTTAGTACCAATTCAAGATCAGCGTGTGGGGTGACGATAATGGCATTGTTGCCACCCAATTCCAATAGGCTATTGCCCAAACGCTGGGCTACGGTTGCGGCAACAATCTTACCCATGCGGGTACTACCAGTAGCACTTACCAGCGGCACACGGGTATCTTTGGTCATGAACTCGCCTACTTTGTAATCACCGTTGATGATGTTGCTCACTCCTTCGGGGACGTTGTTGGCTTTCAATACATCCCGGAAGATATTCTGACAGGCAACACTACACAAAGGTGCTTTTTCTGAAGCTTTCCAAACGATTACGTCTCCGCAAACGAGTGCTAGCATAGCATTCCATGACCATACGGCTACGGGGAAGTTGAAGGCAGAGATTACCCCCACAACACCAAGCGGATGCCACTGCTCCATCATCCGGTGACGAGAGCGCTCACTCTGGATCGTAAGGCCGTAAAGTTGGCGTGACAAGCCAACGGCAAAGTCACAGATGTCGATCATCTCTTGTACTTCACCAAAGCCTTCTTGCAGGCTTTTGCCCATTTCGTAGCTGACCAAGCGGCCTAGTGGGTCTTTGCATTTGCGCAACGCTTCGCCGTACTGGCGTACAACTTCACCTCGTTGTGGTGCTGGCACCATCCGCCATTCTTTGAAAGCAACGAGGGCTTTATCCATCATTGCATCGTATTCTTCGCGGGTGGTTTTGCTTACTTTACCGATCATCTCACCATCAACAGGGGAGTAAGAAGTAATGTATTTTCCGGATGTAGTGGTTTCCAAACCGGTACTGGTACCATGGTTGTTGGTTTTCAGTCCGAGTTTCTTGAGGAAGGATTTATCCATTTTTTGTGGTCTTATTTAGAGCTAAATTATTTGCAGCCGCAAAGGTACTAAGAACTAGGCGACTTTCCAGTTTCGCAGGGCAACTAGTCTTTAAAGAAAAAGGGTTTAAAGACAGAACGCATGTCTATCTTTAAACCCTTGGTCGTATTGCTTAAAGGCAGGTGCCAAGCAACGTTTATGCACTTAGCAGTGCCTTCACTTTAGCAGAGATGGCCTTGCCATCGGCTTTGCCCGCAAAGGCTTTATTAGCGGCTCCCATCACTTTCCCCATATCTTTCATGCTGGTAGCACCTGTTTCCTGGATAATTGCTTTGATGCGCGTCTCCAACTCCTCGTCGCTCATTTGCTCGGGGAGGTAACGTTGGATGACTTCAATTTCTTCGCGCTCTTTGATAGCCAAATCTTCCCGGTTTTGGTCTTCAAAAATCTTTAGGGAATCCTGGCGCTGTTTGATCAACTTTTGTAACATTTTGATTTCAGCAGCACTATCAATTTCCTGGCCGGTACCATCGGTCTTAGCCATGGTAATGGCTGCTTTGATAGCTCGTACTCCCCGCAGCGCGGCTTGGTCTTTGGCTTTCATGGCAGTTTTGAGATCCTGCATGATCGTTTGCTCTAAACTCATTGTTTTATGGTCAATTAAAAATCTGATATATTTAACGTCTGTAGTGTTGCAATGGTTCCAAAGGTAACACCAACTATTTTATTGGTTGTCCAACAAGCAGGTGGAATAGCTGAAAAGCAAGAAAATCTCCTATATTTACGCTTCCTAAATAAAGATTCATGCATAAGCCCAAAATAGGCATTAGTATTGGCGATATCAATGGCATTGGCCCCGAGGTAATTATAAAAACCTTGGCGGATGATCGTATCCTGAACCAGTGTACACCGGTAATTTATGGTTCGAGCAAAGTTATGTCATACCATAAAAATATTGTTAATCCTGATTTTCATTTTCATGCTTGCCGGGAAGTCGACCAGTCGGCCTCAGGCAAGGTGAATGTTTATAATTGTTGGCAGGAAACCGTCAATATTGAGCTTGGGCAGGCCAATACGGAGAGTGGCCAGTATGCTGCCATCGCTCTGGAGCGTGCAGTGACCGATTTGAAGGATAAAAAAATTGACGCACTGGTTACGGCACCCATCAACAAGCACGCAATGCAGTTGGGGGGAGGTTTTCCTTTTCCGGGGCACACCGAGTACATCACGGATCAGCTTGGCGCTAAAGAAAGCTTGATGTTTATGGTGAGTGGTGGTCTGCGGATTGGCCTGGCTACCAATCACGTGCCAGTATCTGAGATTGTTCACCTCTTGAACAAAGAGCTGATTATCCAGAAGTTGCGTTTGATGCATCACACCCTGAAGATGGATTTTGGCATAGAGCGGCCCGCCATTGCGGTATTGGGTTTGAACCCTCATGCTGGCGATAATGGACTGTTAGGAGATGCAGAAGAAAAAATCATCCGACCAGCAGTAGTAGAGTCAAAGAAGGGGGGGATCCTTGCGGTTGGGCCATTTTCAGCTGATGGCTTCTTTGGGGCTGGTCAGTACCAGAAATTTGATGGTATTTTGGCCATGTACCACGACCAGGGATTGATTCCATTCAAATTGTTGGCTTTCGGTAATGGAGTGAATTATACTGCGGGCCTTTCTGGCATCAGGACTTCCCCTGATCACGGTACAGCTTACGACTTGGCGGGTAAAAACGAGGCCGATCCTGCCAGTTTCCGTGAAGCGCTATTTCAGGCGATTGATATTTCGCGTCAGCGTAGTACCTACTTAGAGATGCACGAAAATCCGCTGAAAGTCAACGCTAAAAAAGCAGCGACGGAAGAGGACGAGGAAATTATTCCCGAAGAGGATTAATACTTAGAGACGGATCAAAAATAACTGATTCCATTTTTGATTCGCTAAAATTTTCTAAGCAAGCAACTAAAAGGAGCTTGCGTGAAAATATTCGCGAATCGTTGGAAAAAATGGAATCAGTTATTTCCGTCAAATTACTTAGAGATTTGAAGAATTCTAATTTGGTGATCGGGATCGTTTTACTGGTTTTGATCGTTGATCAAACGATCAAAGTGTGGGTGAAAACGCATATGCTTTACGGCGAAATGATTCCTATATTTGGTTGGGACCGAGCACTTATTCACTTCGTGGAAAACGAAGGAATGGCCTTTGGTCAGCGCTTCAACATTCCTCATGGAAAGCTTATTCTTAGCCTGTTTAGAATATTAGCAGCCACCTTTTTGGTATTCTTTATCCGGAGTTTACTAAGAAGCCCAGAGATTGCTAAAGGCTTGGTTATCAGCTTTGCGCTAATTTTGGCCGGAGCACTTGGGAATATAATTGACAGCACCTTCTATGGCTTGCTTTTTTCAGCTTCTTATTCGCATGGATTACCAGCAGAGTTTTTACCACCGGGTGGTGGCTACAGCTCTTTTCTGCACGGAAAAGTGGTAGATATGTTATATTTTCCACTTTTTGAAATACAATTACCTTCGTGGATTCCTCGTCTTGGAGGTAGGCCCATGCTGTTTTTTGGCCCAGTTTTTAATCTTGCTGATGTGGCCATTAGCTGGGGCGTAGTTCAAATACTCTTTTTTCATCGTAGCTTTTTCCAACAAGCATCGCCAGCAGAAGGACAATTGCAAAAAGAAGAGGAAGAATAAATTGGACTTTAACCATTTGGCTAAAGTCCAATTTTGCTAAGCATTAAACTCTTCGATAAAAGTCCTGACAGAATCAATCGTATCTCCTAATTTATCGTAGGCAATTTCGTAAACGACATATTTACCTCTTCGCTTGGTATCCACCAGATTAGCTAAGCGGAGAATGCGTAAGTGTTGGGAAGTAATCGACTGCTCTAATTGCAGGGTATTATAGATTTTATTGACATTTACGGAGCCGTGTTTGTCGATAAAAGACAAAATTTTCATGCGTAGTGGGTGGGCCAAAGCCCGGAGAATTTCGGATGACACTTCAAGCTTCTCATCGTCGATTAGTACGCGATTGTTCGATTTCTTTCTCATAGTAAACACAATTAGAAAGTTTGCTACAGGCAATAACCTGAGCTTCTTCCCTGGGTAAAGTGGGACGTAATTTGTTACTTAATCAGTTGTTTTGAATTGTGTCTAATACGTGGGTCAGAAAAAAAATACGACTGAGAAAAGAGAGGTTTAACTTTATCAAACCAGTGGATGATTGTTAAACGTGTTCAACAAAGATCGTATAAATTATCGTTTTTACAAAAAAACATTGTTTTGAGGAGGCCCAAATTGGAATTACTCCTTTTGTACACGGGCTAAAAAAAATCCCGGCCATTGAGCTTAGTCAAAAGTCGGGAGTTTTTTAATGTGAATTAGAACTCTTTCACAAAGGTAGCTTTAGCCAGCGGCTAATTCTTCAACCAATTTGCCAATCTGTGCTAGGCGATCCTGGTCCAAAGCATAATAAATATACTTTCCTTGTCGCTCGGTATCTACTACTCCGGCACGGCGCAAGATAGCGAGGTGCTGAGAAGCTACTGACTGCTCAAGGCGCAGGCTTACATAAATATCTGTAACGGCCATGCTTCCGTTCTCTTCAAGCAGGTCAATAATTTGTTGGCGTAACTTGTGGTTAACCGCCCGCAAAACAATCACTGCTTTACGTAACTCGGCATAATCCAACTGGATATTATCGTTTCCTTTGTTGGTTAAAGTTACCGATTCAATCTTCTGTTTTTCCATCGGTTGGATTTTTTTTCATTAGAAAAATGGCACATCCAACTTGACAGAACCAAATACCGTACCAATTTTCTCTCAAAGCTCTTTTAAATAAAAACAACTTCTTTGCAGTAGCAAGGAAGCAGAAACAAATATACAAAAATTTGCAAGCCTGTCTTTATAAATTTACACTTTCACAACTCTCGACTTTCCAGCGCCAAACTCAAACCACTAAGATACTGAGCTGTAGTCTTCTGTGGAACGAGGCCAAATTTCAAAGAAGCCTTGTCTAGCAGGTTCAAAGCAAAAAACGTATAGTTGAAGTTGTGGGTGATACCGTCAGTGAGTTGTTGGCGATCTTTTTTCATTAATACCAGCTCGGCAGTAGCTAAATTATTTTCGCCACCGGCATTGATGTAGCTATTTAATCGGTATTCGGTAGCCGCTAAAGCGTCCTTCAGGATCACCAATGCCCGTTGGGCATCATGTAAAATTTGCCTTTGTAAGAGAAGATCTCCTTTTACGCGTTCGATTTCTCTTTTTACTTCCAGATCGGTTTTATTGGGCGCATAGTAATTTTCATCGATTTCGTCGTGAAATTGCTTCAGACACACCAGATGCTGCTCGGCCAATGCTTTCATTGGGACGATAATGGCACTGAATTTATCCTGTAATAAACGGAAATATTTACGTTCACCAGCCAGGCTTGGCTGTTGATGCTTGTCTTCTATTTCGATCAATAGCTTTAGCCAATGTTGTTTCCCTGTGCCTCTTACCTGGTGATCCACAACCCTTAGACGAGAGAGTAACTGGCCAAAAGTAGTAGCTTCCTGCGTGAAAGCCTCACACCGAGCTAGCAATTCGTCCAATGCTGGAGTAAGGTCGCTTTCTTCCAGTGGAGGTAAATTAGAAAAATCCAAACCTTCCTTGGGCTTATCCACGCCTTGTTTTGCGGGTTGCTGTTCTTCACCAAAGGCTGATTCGTAAGGGTTGGACATGAATGACTGTTTTATGCGAGTAAACTATCTGGGGACCAGAAGTAGTGGTCAAAATTTACGACTTTATCATCAATGACGGTGATGCCTTCGGCTTCTAGCCGCTCTTGCATCAGGGTGGGCGTCGCAAAATGCCCCCGACCACTGAGTTCTCCTTTTCTGTTTACAACCCGATGAGCTGGGACGTCGCCGATATGCAGCCCCGCGTTCAAGGCCCATCCCACCATTCTAGCCGACCCCAACGAGAGAAAACTGGCAATGGCACCATAATTGGTGATCCGTCCTCGGGGAATCAGGCGCACCACATCGTAAACGTTTTCGTAGTATTTAGGAAGTTCTTTCATTGGTGCGATAGGCTACGGGCGTTTTATTATTATACCCGGCACTAAGTGGTTTGGGAATATTATCGCAACGTCATTTTTTGCTCTGCCAAGGCGAAAAACGTAGGCGAAGCCTAAGCTTCGGCGAGGCTTTTTAACGCAGTCAGAGCAAAAAAGGACAAGTGAGAATGTCCCAGACCACTTAGTAACGGGTATATTCTCAAAGATCATATTTTTTGCGCATACTTTCGACTGCTCATTATGTACCTTTGCGGCATTTATTGGACAGAAGCCCCAAATTGGACAATTATGTTATCTACTAAAGTCAAAGCAAGTGCCATTACCCACCTGACCGACGCCCGTTATTTTGCGGCCTGGGAAACAGAATGGCTAGGCTTTATGCTTTCTCCAGGATCGGAAACTTCTGTGGAACTACAGTTGGTGGCCGCACTAAGGGAGTGGGTTGATGGGGTGAAAATTTGTGGAGAGTTTGGCTTAGCTACCCTGCCGGAAATTGAAGCCGCTATTGATGTTTTGGGCTTGGAGACCATACAATTGGGGATGCTGACGCCATTGGCACATTTGCAAGCGCTAAAAGGAAAAGTAGAAATCATCCAGGAAATTGTTGTAGAGGCTTACCTGCCCGCGGAGGATTTGGCAGAGCTGCTGGAAGAACGCAAAGACTTTGTAGATTTTTTCTTGCTACAATTCAGTAAAGGTGGACTTACCTGGCCGGATATCCAACAGGGTACCCCTTTTGGCGTAGCGCAATTGGCACAATGGGCAACACAATATCCCTTATTGCTTGATTTGCCCTTGGCGGGAACGACTCCTACACAATTCATGGAAGAAATACCTGTCAAAGGATTTAGTGTAGAGGGTGCTGAAGAGGAAAAAGTAGGAGTGAAAAGTTTTGACGAATTGGATGAATTCTTCGAAGATTTAGAAGTACTGATATGATCAACTATCGCATTATTAGCCGTGTTTTAGGTGTCCTTCTACTCATCATTGGCTTATTGATGTGGACGGGTATTCCAATTTCCTGGTATTACGAAAGCAAGGATATGGAATCGCTCGTTTGGTCGGGGTTGATTTGCCTCCTCATTGGAGGGCTGCTGCGTTTACCGAGGTTGGGATCCGATCGGTCGGTCAAGAAAAGGGAAGGGTATTTGATTGTTGCCTTAGGTTGGTTGGTCATGGTGCTTTTCGGGATGCTGCCCTATTTGCTCAGTGGAGTTATCCCTAGCATCCCTGATGCCATTTTCGAAACCGCCTCAGGAATGACGACTACTGGGGCCTCCGTGCTCACCGATATTGAGGCCCAACCTCCGGGTATCCTTTATTGGCGAAGCCTCACTCAGTGGATCGGCGGCATGGGAATCATAGTACTTACCGTAGCAATATTTCCCTTACTGGGGATTGGTGGCGTAGAACTTTTTGTAGCCGAAGCCCCCGGGCCTACCAGTGATAAACTGCATCCACGGATCAGTGAAACTGCTAAACGGCTCTGGCTGATTTATGTTGGCCTAACTTTTGTTCTTGCCGTACTCCTTTTTCTAGAAGGGATGTCGATTTACGAGGCTGTTAATCACGCACTTACTACGATGGCTACGGGTGGTTTTTCTACGCGCAACAGCAGTATGGCTGCCTTCTCTCCCCTCATCCAGTATACGGTCTGTTTCTTCATGTTTCTGGCGGGGACGAACTACACGATTATTTACTTTGGCTTGAAGGGCAAGCTGCGCAGAGTTTGGTCGAGCGACGAATTCAAGGCTTACACCTTTATCATCCTGTTTTTTAGCCTTTGCGTAACGATAGCCGTGCATTCAGTGGTCGATGTGAGTTGGGAGCAAGCTTTCCGAGACAGCAGTTTTCAAATTGTTTCCTTGATTACGACTACGGGTTTCGTTTCGGCAGACTACACTAGCTGGTCGGTAGGCCTGACACTCTTTTTCTTTATCCTACTTTTTGTGGGAGCCTGTGCGGGGTCTACCAGTGGAGGAATCAAGATTATTCGGAATTTGGTCTTCTTTAAGAATTCCATCCTGGAATTTAAGCGTATTCTTCATCCCAGGGCTGTAGTGCCTCTACGCCTGAATGGCGAAATTGTAAAGGGGAGGATCATCACCCATATCATTATTTTTCTGCTGCTTTATCTTTCCTTGTTTATGATCGGATCGCTTTTGTTGGCAGCGATGGGCTTAGATTTCATGACCGCCATTGGAGCCGTTGCTACTTGTCTGGGTAATGTAGGCCCGGGTATTGGAAAAGTAGGCCCGGTCGATAACTTTGCCTGGCTATCCAGTGAGATAAAATTGGTGCTTAGTTTTCTGATGTTATTAGGGCGTTTGGAGTTATTTACGATACTGGTATTGTTTACGCCTTATTTCTGGAA is a window from the Lewinella sp. LCG006 genome containing:
- a CDS encoding aldehyde dehydrogenase family protein: MDKSFLKKLGLKTNNHGTSTGLETTTSGKYITSYSPVDGEMIGKVSKTTREEYDAMMDKALVAFKEWRMVPAPQRGEVVRQYGEALRKCKDPLGRLVSYEMGKSLQEGFGEVQEMIDICDFAVGLSRQLYGLTIQSERSRHRMMEQWHPLGVVGVISAFNFPVAVWSWNAMLALVCGDVIVWKASEKAPLCSVACQNIFRDVLKANNVPEGVSNIINGDYKVGEFMTKDTRVPLVSATGSTRMGKIVAATVAQRLGNSLLELGGNNAIIVTPHADLELVLTGAVFGAVGTCGQRCTSTRRLIVHEDMYDVIKKNLVKAYGQLRIGDPLDENNHVGPLIDKDAVAMYLDSIAKAKAEGAKFIVEGGVLEGAGYESGCYVKPCIAEAENHYEIVQHETFAPILYLMKYKTIEEAIEIQNAVPQGLSSAIMTNNMREAERFLSPEGSDCGIANVNIGTSGAEIGGAFGGEKETGGGRESGSDAWKVYMRRQTNTINYSTKLPLAQGIKFDF
- a CDS encoding GatB/YqeY domain-containing protein, coding for MSLEQTIMQDLKTAMKAKDQAALRGVRAIKAAITMAKTDGTGQEIDSAAEIKMLQKLIKQRQDSLKIFEDQNREDLAIKEREEIEVIQRYLPEQMSDEELETRIKAIIQETGATSMKDMGKVMGAANKAFAGKADGKAISAKVKALLSA
- the pdxA gene encoding 4-hydroxythreonine-4-phosphate dehydrogenase PdxA, coding for MHKPKIGISIGDINGIGPEVIIKTLADDRILNQCTPVIYGSSKVMSYHKNIVNPDFHFHACREVDQSASGKVNVYNCWQETVNIELGQANTESGQYAAIALERAVTDLKDKKIDALVTAPINKHAMQLGGGFPFPGHTEYITDQLGAKESLMFMVSGGLRIGLATNHVPVSEIVHLLNKELIIQKLRLMHHTLKMDFGIERPAIAVLGLNPHAGDNGLLGDAEEKIIRPAVVESKKGGILAVGPFSADGFFGAGQYQKFDGILAMYHDQGLIPFKLLAFGNGVNYTAGLSGIRTSPDHGTAYDLAGKNEADPASFREALFQAIDISRQRSTYLEMHENPLKVNAKKAATEEDEEIIPEED
- a CDS encoding lipoprotein signal peptidase, which produces MKNSNLVIGIVLLVLIVDQTIKVWVKTHMLYGEMIPIFGWDRALIHFVENEGMAFGQRFNIPHGKLILSLFRILAATFLVFFIRSLLRSPEIAKGLVISFALILAGALGNIIDSTFYGLLFSASYSHGLPAEFLPPGGGYSSFLHGKVVDMLYFPLFEIQLPSWIPRLGGRPMLFFGPVFNLADVAISWGVVQILFFHRSFFQQASPAEGQLQKEEEE
- a CDS encoding ArsR/SmtB family transcription factor, which codes for MRKKSNNRVLIDDEKLEVSSEILRALAHPLRMKILSFIDKHGSVNVNKIYNTLQLEQSITSQHLRILRLANLVDTKRRGKYVVYEIAYDKLGDTIDSVRTFIEEFNA
- a CDS encoding ArsR/SmtB family transcription factor — encoded protein: MEKQKIESVTLTNKGNDNIQLDYAELRKAVIVLRAVNHKLRQQIIDLLEENGSMAVTDIYVSLRLEQSVASQHLAILRRAGVVDTERQGKYIYYALDQDRLAQIGKLVEELAAG
- a CDS encoding MGMT family protein produces the protein MKELPKYYENVYDVVRLIPRGRITNYGAIASFLSLGSARMVGWALNAGLHIGDVPAHRVVNRKGELSGRGHFATPTLMQERLEAEGITVIDDKVVNFDHYFWSPDSLLA
- a CDS encoding N-(5'-phosphoribosyl)anthranilate isomerase, whose product is MLSTKVKASAITHLTDARYFAAWETEWLGFMLSPGSETSVELQLVAALREWVDGVKICGEFGLATLPEIEAAIDVLGLETIQLGMLTPLAHLQALKGKVEIIQEIVVEAYLPAEDLAELLEERKDFVDFFLLQFSKGGLTWPDIQQGTPFGVAQLAQWATQYPLLLDLPLAGTTPTQFMEEIPVKGFSVEGAEEEKVGVKSFDELDEFFEDLEVLI
- a CDS encoding TrkH family potassium uptake protein, encoding MINYRIISRVLGVLLLIIGLLMWTGIPISWYYESKDMESLVWSGLICLLIGGLLRLPRLGSDRSVKKREGYLIVALGWLVMVLFGMLPYLLSGVIPSIPDAIFETASGMTTTGASVLTDIEAQPPGILYWRSLTQWIGGMGIIVLTVAIFPLLGIGGVELFVAEAPGPTSDKLHPRISETAKRLWLIYVGLTFVLAVLLFLEGMSIYEAVNHALTTMATGGFSTRNSSMAAFSPLIQYTVCFFMFLAGTNYTIIYFGLKGKLRRVWSSDEFKAYTFIILFFSLCVTIAVHSVVDVSWEQAFRDSSFQIVSLITTTGFVSADYTSWSVGLTLFFFILLFVGACAGSTSGGIKIIRNLVFFKNSILEFKRILHPRAVVPLRLNGEIVKGRIITHIIIFLLLYLSLFMIGSLLLAAMGLDFMTAIGAVATCLGNVGPGIGKVGPVDNFAWLSSEIKLVLSFLMLLGRLELFTILVLFTPYFWKAN